The genome window TACGCGCCCCCGGAGCTGGCCGAGATCGTGCTGCGCTCCGCGCGCATCCTCGGCGTGCCCGTCGACGACGGGGGCGCGCTCGAAATCGCGCGGCGCGCGCGCGGGACGCCGCGCATCGCGAACCGGCTGCTGCGGCGCGTGCGGGACTTCGCGGAGGTCGAGGGGGACGGGCGCGTGACCGCGACGGTGGCGCACGAGTCGCTCCTCAAGCTCGAGGTGGACGAGCGCGGGCTCGACGAGATGGATCGGCGCATCATGGAGGTCGTCATCTTCCGGTTCAGCGGGGGCCCGGTCGGCGTCAAGAGCCTGGCCGTGGCCGTCGGCGAGGAGTCGGAGACGATCGAGGAGATCTACGAGCCGTTCCTCATCCAGGAGGGGCTGCTCAAGCGCACGCCGCGCGGGCGCGAGGCCACGCCGGCGGCGTTCGAGTACTTCGGGAGCCCGAAGAGCGGCGGGGAGCAGGGCACGCTGCTGTAGCGGGCTGCTGGGATGGTGGCCGGGGCGGATGGAAGCCTCCGCCACCGCAGGCGCGATGCGAGTTCTCCTCCACATCTGCTGCGGGCCGTGCGCGATCGTGCCCATGCGCGAGCTTCTCGCGGAAGGGCACGATGTCGAGGCCGCGTTCGTCAACCCGAACATCCACCCGTTCACGGAGTTCGAGCGCAGGCTCGGCGCCGCGCGGGCGGCCGCGGCGGACGCCGGCGTGCGGATCGCCCACGAGGACCCCTACGGCCTGATCGAGTTCCTGCGCGCGGTCGTCTTCCACGAGGGCGAGCGCTGCCCGATCTGCTACAGGATGCGGCTTGACCGCGCGGCCGAGCTTGCGGCAGCGCTCGGGTTCGACGCGTTCACGACGACCATGCTCGTGAGCACGCAGCAGGACCACGAGGCGATCCGACGGGCGGGCGAGGAGGCGTCGCGCGCCCGAGGGATCGAGTTCCTGTATCGGGACTTCCGGCCCCGGGTCATGGACGGCGTGCGCGAGTCCAAGGCGCGCGAGATGTACCGCCAGCAGTACTGCGGATGCGTCTTCAGCGAGTGGGAGAGGTACCGCAAGGCCGCATGAGGACATCCGACTACGACTACGAGCTTCCGAAGGAGCTCATCGCGCAGCGCCCCGCCGAGCGGCGAGACGGCTCCCGGCTCCTGGTGCTTCGCCGAGACGGCGGCGCGCTGGAGCACCGCGCGTTCGCCGACGTGCTCGACTACCTCCGTCGCGGCGACCTTCTGGTCGTGAACGAGAGCCGCGTCATCCCCGCGCGGCTCCTCGGCAAGAAGCGAGGGACGGGCGGGCGCGTCGAGGTCTTCCTCCTGCGGGAGCTCGGGCCCGGGCGCTGGGAAGCGCTCGTGCGGCCCGGCGCGCGCGTGAGGCCCGGGGCGACGCTCGAGTTCGGCGCGGGGAAACTCGCCGCGCGCGTGGTGCGGGCGGCACCCGGCGGCAAGCGCGAGGTCGAGTTCGACGTGGGCCCCGACCTCGCCGCGACGCTCGAGCGGATCGGGACGGTGCCCCTGCCTCCGTACATCGAGCGCGAGCCCGACGAGAGCGACCGCGAGCGATACCAGACCGTCTACGCGACGGTCCCCGGCGCCGTGGCGGCGCCGACGGCGGGGCTCCACTTCACTGAGGCGCTCCTCGCCAGGGCATGCGACGCGGGCGTCCGCGTCGCGCGCATCGTGCTCCACGTCGGGCTCGGGACGTTCCGGCCCGTGGTCGCCGAGGACCCGGGCGAGCACCCGATGGAGGAGGAGCGCTACGCCGTGTCGGACGAGGCCGCTGCCGCGATCAACGAGGCGCGGGCGGCGGGTGGGCGCGTTGTCGCGGTGGGCACCACGGCCGTGCGGGTGCTCGAGACCGTGGCGGGGGCGGACGGCCGCGTGGCCGCGGGCGCGGGCGCGACCGACCTCTTCATCCGCGAGCCCCACCGCTTTCGCTGCACGGACGCTCTCATCACGAACTTCCATCTCCCGAGGTCGACCCTCCTCATGCTAGTCTCGGCGTTCGCCGGGCGCGAGGCCGTCCTCGCCGCGTACCGCGAGGCCGTCCGCGAGCGCTACCGCTTCTACAGCTACGGCGACGCGATGCTGATCCTCTGACGGCGGGGCGGTCAGGTGGCCACGCCCACAGGCGTCCCGAGAGGGTTGTGCATGTTCGAGTTCCGCGTCGTCGCGGAGGACCGGGAGACCAGGGCGCGAGCGGGCGAGCTCGTGACGCCGCACGGCGTCGTGAAGACGCCCGTGTTCATGCCGGTGGGCACGCAGGCGACGGTCAAGGCGCTCGCGCCCGCGGACCTGCGCGAGCTGGGCGCCGAGATCGTCCTCTCGAACGCGTACCACCTGTTCCTTCGCCCCGGGCTGGAGATCGTGCGGGAGGCCGGCGGGCTCCACCGGTTCATGGGCTGGGACCGCGCGGTCCTCACCGACAGCGGGGGCTTTCAGATCTTCAGCATCGCTCGGCTCAACCGCGTCACGGACGACGGGCTCGAGTTCCAGTCGCACATCGACGGCTCGCGGCACTTCATGACGCCCGAGGAGAACGTCGGCCTCCAGCGCGACCTCGGCGCCGACATCGTCATGGCGCTCGACGAGTGCGTGGCGTATCCTGCGGAGCGCCGTTACGCGGAGCGGTCGCACCGATTGACCCTCGCG of Candidatus Effluviviaceae Genus I sp. contains these proteins:
- a CDS encoding epoxyqueuosine reductase QueH — translated: MRVLLHICCGPCAIVPMRELLAEGHDVEAAFVNPNIHPFTEFERRLGAARAAAADAGVRIAHEDPYGLIEFLRAVVFHEGERCPICYRMRLDRAAELAAALGFDAFTTTMLVSTQQDHEAIRRAGEEASRARGIEFLYRDFRPRVMDGVRESKAREMYRQQYCGCVFSEWERYRKAA
- the queA gene encoding tRNA preQ1(34) S-adenosylmethionine ribosyltransferase-isomerase QueA; this translates as MRTSDYDYELPKELIAQRPAERRDGSRLLVLRRDGGALEHRAFADVLDYLRRGDLLVVNESRVIPARLLGKKRGTGGRVEVFLLRELGPGRWEALVRPGARVRPGATLEFGAGKLAARVVRAAPGGKREVEFDVGPDLAATLERIGTVPLPPYIEREPDESDRERYQTVYATVPGAVAAPTAGLHFTEALLARACDAGVRVARIVLHVGLGTFRPVVAEDPGEHPMEEERYAVSDEAAAAINEARAAGGRVVAVGTTAVRVLETVAGADGRVAAGAGATDLFIREPHRFRCTDALITNFHLPRSTLLMLVSAFAGREAVLAAYREAVRERYRFYSYGDAMLIL